Below is a window of Leptolyngbya sp. CCY15150 DNA.
TTGGTGGGCGAAATGTCATTTGTTGAAGATCGTCCTCCCTCCGCTACCGTCCAGGCCCTAGAAGATGCATCGGTTTGGGCAATCCCGCGCCTGATGCTCACCGCCAAGCTATCTCAAGATGTGGCGTTTGCCTCCCATTTCTACCGGGCCCTCTCGATCCTGCTTTCCGATCGCCTGCGCAGCACCGTGACCCGTTTGGGAGGTGTGCCGGATCAAGACAGTGGACTCAATGACCTGCCCCCCAACTCGAAGATTCTCGATAGTCTAGATATTGCCCAGGTTCGCTTAGCCTGGCTGCTCAATCAACTGGGGGGTGTATGATTTCGAACCTAAAAGCCCGACAGCTCTTTTGGGATGAAGTGCAGCAACCGCCAGCGCAGATGAATATCGCCAAGGCAGCGTTGTACATTGCCCAAGAAGAGTATCCCCATCTTGCCGTCGAGGTCTACCTAGAGCAACTCGATGCCATGGCCCTGGCCATTAGCGATCGCCTGCCCCTGGAGCCCTATCCCCTACGCCTGATTCAAACCATCAACCAATATCTCTACGATGATTTGGGCTATACCGGCAATACAAAAGATTACTACGATCCTAAAAATAGCTACCTCAACCAGGTGCTCGATCGCCGCACCGGCATTCCCATCACCCTGTCCTTGGTGTACCTAGAATTGGCCCAGCGGCTAGAGTTTCCCATGGTGGGCATTGGTCTACCGGGGCATTTCCTCATCCGCCCTATGGTGAACGAGATGGAGGTTTTTGTGGATCCCTTCCATGGCGGAGAGATTTTATTTCAGCAAGACTGCCAAGCTCGCCTCGATCACATCTATGGCCGCCCTGTGCCGTGGCAAGCTGCCTACACGGATGCCATTGATGCCCATCGTTTTCTGGCCCGCCTGCTAACCAACCTGAAATATATCCATCTCCACCACAACGAATGGCTGAAAGCCTTAGCGGATATTGAGCGGATCATCATGCTCTGCCCAGATGCCCTGCAGGAAACCCGCGATCGCGGCCTGCTCTATTACCAACTGGGCCAATGGGCCGATGCCAGCCGCGATCTCCAAACCTATCTCGATGCGGCCCCCCTGGCTCAGGATGCAGCGGTGGTGCGGCAACTGCTGCAGCGGATAGATCAGCCTTGAGTGATTGGGCGATCGCAGAGATGCCTGCACGAATTTGCAACCCATGGCGGAAAATCAGCAGCTTTGTCACGTTGATTTCAGATTTATTTACATTTTTTTAATAGAATTTAAGGTACAAGCGCATTATGAGACGGCATAGGCAACCATGACAGGATTTATTCGCGGCATTTTTGGGTCGAAGAAGAAGCAAGACGATTCCTCCTCCACCCAGCCTGATAAGAACACTCCCAAAGAATCTACGGCCTATTTTCTAGATCCCGATGAAGCCAAAACCTACGGCAACATCGACTATATGAGAACCGCCAAGTCGGTTAAGAAAACCTTCCCCAAGGGGAAAGTGGTTGGCGAGTACACCAAAGCCGTATCCGCCATGGAAACCATGGACTTCACCAAATCTACAACCCCTCAACCGGTGAAGCGGGATTCCACGGCCTCTGGCTCAACTCAGTCCATGTCATCTACGCCTAATACGCCTACTCCGTCCTTCAACACCAACGAGGCGACTGGGCAGCGTAAGTTGGATAGCAGCATGGACATGTTCCGCAATATGGCTAAAGACATCAAGAAACGCTAAGTTGCAGTGGGCTCAGCCCTTGAATGAACGAGAGGGGGGTGCTAGTGCGCCCTCTTTTTTATGTCGCGGGGCTGAGCTAGATGAACCCATCACATCCTGTAAGCACCTAGGGTGATCGCTGGTTTGCCGCTGTGATTACGCCCCATCTCCACGCCTACGCTATGCCCCCCGAGAGAACGAAGCCCCCCCATGGTGCTAGAGGCGTACCGGGGCATTTAGCAGACCATGGTGGCAGGCGATCGCCCTTTTTTCCCCTTCTCAGAGAAATGATAAACCGTTACTGGGGTTACATTCCTCTGGGTTAGAAGGCTAAATGATCCGTAAAAGACGGGTTTTTTGGTGTCACATTCGCCATACTTGGAGATAACGTCCTAAAACTGTTGATAGATAGCGCCATGTCTACGCTCAGCCTCAAGCCTACTCACAAACCCGTGAAAGCCTACTATCAGGCTCTAGAGGACTATCGCAGACTAGGGGTTACGCATGAAACAGCAGTGCAAACGGCATTTCAGGATCTACTGGTGTCTTGTGGCCGACAGTTTGGATGGACGTTGATACCCCAATACGCCATTAAGCGCCCCAAGAAACAGCCCTTACGGGTAGATGGTGCATTGGTGGATAGCTTCAATTTGGCGAGAGCCTACTGGGAAGCAAAGGACAGTAAGGACGATCTGAAAAAGGAAGTTCAGAAAAAATTTCAGGTTGGCTACCCCAAAGACAACATCATCTTTCAACAGCCCGATCGCGCTATTCTCTACCAGGATGGAAGGCTGGTGATGGAGGCGGATCTCACCAATGATCAAGAGTTGGTGGATGTGGTGCGGGTGTTTTTGGAGTATCGCCCACCTGCGATCGACCAGTGGGAAAAGGCGGCTACGGAATTTGGCGATCGCGTCAAAGACCACGCTACAGCGCTGCTAGAACTCATCCAAAAGCAAAGAAAAACTAACAAAAAATTCATTGATGCTTTTGTAACTTTTTTAGAACTTTGTCGGCAGTCGATTAACCCTAATCTTTCTGAATCGGCGGTTGAAGAAATGCTGATTCAGCATTTACTAACCGAGCGGATTTTTCGCAGTGTTTTCAATAATCCAGACTTTGCCCAACGCAATATCATTGCGGTAGAAATTGAAAAGGTGATCAATGCTCTCACCTCCAAATCATTTAGCCGTACTCACTTTTTAAGTAGCTTGGATCGCTTCTATGGGGCGATCGAAGAAACAGCAGCGACCATTGATGATTTTGCTCAGAAACAGGATTTTCTTAATACCGTCTATGAAAAATTCTTTCAGGGTTTTTCGGTGAAGGTTGCTGATACCCATGGCATTGTCTACACACCCCAACCAATCGTTAGTTTCATGGTGAAAAGTGTAGAAGACATCTTGCAACGGGAGTTTGGCAAGTCTCTGGTGGATGAAGGGGTTCACATTCTCGATCCATTTGTGGGAACGGGAAATTTCATCATTCGGGTGATGCGAGAAATTGCCGAAATTCAGAAATCTGCATTGCCTCACAAGTATGAACATGAGTTGCATTGTAATGAGGTGATGCTATTGCCTTACTACATTGCTTCTATGAATATTGAGCATGAATATTTTGAACAAACTGGCAACTATCAAGCTTTTGAAGGGATTTGTTTGGTAGACACTTTTGAATTGGCTGAGGCTAAGCAACAGCAACTTTCACTTTTTACCCAAAAAAATACAGAAAGAGTTGAGAAACAGAAGGAAACCGAAATTTTTATTATCATTGGCAATCCACCCTATAACTCTAATCAATTAAATGAGAATGACAACAATAAAAATCGAAAGTATAAAGTTCTTGACCAACGCATTTCAGATACATATTCTCATGACTCAAAGGCATCTAGTACACACAAACTTAATGATCCTTATGTAAGGGCATTAAGATGGGCTGCGGACAGGCTAGATTCTGAAGGAATCATTGCTTTTGTGACCAATAATGGATTTTTAGATCAGATTTCCTTTGATGGAGTCAGAAAAAATCTGGAAGATGATTTTTCAAAAATTTACATATTGAATCTTCACGGTGATATACGGAAGGATTCAATGCGAGATGGAATACCTTTAGGTGAAGAACATACTGTTTTCGGTCTTGCTGCAATGGTTGGTGTGTCAGTCAATCTTTTTGTCAAGAAAAGAAATTTAGAAGAATGCGAAATATATTATTCAGAGGTTGATTTTCGTGCAACTCGAAAGGGAAAGTTTTCCTGGATTGAACAACAGCGAGTGGCTTCAAGAATTGATTGGGAACTTATAAAGCCAGACGGTAAACACACTTGGCTTACAAAAGATCTAAAAGAAGACTATGATTCCTTTATCCCAGTAGGTAATAAAGAAACAAAAACAGGGGTTGGCGAACCCGACACAATTTTTGTGAACTATAGTTTAGGCGTAAATACAAATAGAGATAATTGGGTATACAACTTTCAGATTGATGAGTTAACAAAAAATATAAAACTGTTCATAGAAACGTATAATGCTCAGGTCTATCAATGGTTGTCTAGGAGCGATAGAGGAAAGAATATTGATGCATTTGTTCTTTATGACGATCAGAAAATTAAATGGAGCAGCCGATTAAAAGAACTATTGAAAGCTGGAGTGTCTACTGAGTTTGACAACCAAAGAATACGAACATCGTTATACAGACCTTTTAGCCAACAGTATCTTTACTTTGACTCAGTTCTAAATCATAGAAGAGGACAGCTACCAAAAATATTTCCAACAGTTTCTACTGAAAATGAAAATCAAGTTATTTGTGTGGTCAATGAAGCTCAAATTCCATTTTCATCCCAGTTAACAAACTGTATTCCTGGATTACATTACGGTGGTCGCCAAACTCAATGTTTCCCCTTTTATACTTATGATGAAGACGGCAGTAACCGTAGAGACAACATCACCGATTGGGCATTGGAGCAATTTCAAACCCACTATCAAGATCACAGCATTACCAAGTGGGACATCTTCCACTACACCTACGCCGTTCTCCATCATCCCCACTATCGCACCCGCTACGCTGCCAACCTCAAACGAGAGCTACCCCGCATTCCCTTTGCTCCAGACTTTCGCCCCTTTGCCATCGCTGGCAAGCGCCTAGCCGAAATCCACGTTCACTACGAAGATCAGCCCGAATATCGCCTCAAACATGAGGAAAACAAAGATCTGCCGATCGACTGGCGCGTCGAGAAAATGCGCCTCAGCAAAGACAAAACCCAACTCAAATACAACGACTTCCTCACCCTCACAGGCATCCCCCCAGAAGCGTTTGAATATCGCCTGGGCAACCGCTCAGCCCTCGATTGGGTGATTGACCAATACCGCATCAAAACCGACAAACGCAGCGGCATCACCAACGACCCCAACAACCTCGATGATGAGCAATACATCGTCCGCCTCATCAAAAAGGTGATCACCGTCAGCCTCGAAACCGTCAAGATCGTCAACAGCCTACCCGATCTAGGCTTGCCAAACGATTAGGCATGAGTAGAGCGCATCTATTTTGGGCTTCAAATATAGCTCAGAACCAATATATTTAAGGAGAAAACCGTAGCAGGAGGCAATATGATACAAGCTCAGTTCTCAAATCAGTTCACCAATCAGTTCACCATTGAAACAGAACAAGAAAACGATGGACGCTGGATTGCAGAAGTGTTAGAAATCCCTGGTGTTTTAGTCTATAGCGAAAATCAGCAACAGGCGATCGCCCATGTCCAGGCGCTTGCTTTGCGGGTGATTGCTGACAAGCTAGAGCATGGTGAGATGATGTTGGGCTTAACCAGCCTAACGTTTACCGCTGCATAGAGAGAGGTTGGATGAGTCAGTGGGCATCGACCAAAGCCAGAAAAGTTCTAGCTGCATTAGAAAAGATTGGTTGGCAAGTAAAACGTCAAACAGGCTCCCATAAAATCTTGGAACGAGAGGGATATGAGGACTATGTGTTTGCCTTTCGAGATAGTGATGAAATTGGAGCAAAAATGCTCAGCCGGATTGCAAAGAAAACAGGCTTAAAACCAGAAAACCTATGAAAAAATCTAGAAGGGGATGAGGATGAGTGAACGTTGGGCGCTATGTTTGTAGAGAGAGGTGTGATCGCCTTAGACGCTTGGGTGTCTCGCAGGGTGGTGCGGCCTGTGCTAGCGTTAGACGAAACTGATCAAACCTTATTCTACCGCTGGTCACCTACCCCCCAACCCACCCAAGTGCAAAAACTTGTATCACTCCAGCCACCCCCTTATCAGATGGTGCAGGCGCTGTAATCTGAAAACTAACTACGCTCAACCTATGTCAAGGCTTTGAAAGGGCACGTGGACGAAACAACATCGGCATTCAACGAGTCCCAGCGCATTGCCCGCCTAGGTAGCTGGGAATTTGATCTCACGACCCAAGTGGTGACCTGGTCGGAGGAGCTGTACCGCATCTATGAAGCAGATCCCCAGTCGCCCGTCCCTCGCCCTGACCTAACCATTCAACAAATTCATCCCGACGATCGCGATCGCTTTCAGCAAGAGGTAGTTGAGGCAGCGATCGCCCTTCAGCCCTTCGATACCGATCTGCGGATCATCACGCAAACTGGCAAGGTTCGCTACATCCAAGCCAAGGGGCAACCCATTTGCAACCAGCAAGGCGAGGTGGTGCGGCTAGCGGGCATTGTGGCCGACATCACCGATCGCAAGCTGGTGGAACTGGCGCTGCAGGAAAGCGAAGAACGATTTCAGGAAATTGCCAACACCATTCCTCAAATGTTCTTTGTGCGAGCCCTCAACCCCGATCGCTATATCTACATTAGCCCCGCCTACGAAAAAATTTGGGGGCGATCGCGGCAGGCTCTTCAGGACAACCCCAGTGATTGGCTAGAGGCCATTCACCCCGACGATCGCGATCAGGTGACTGCCTCGCTAGCTGAGCAATGGCAGGGACAACCTGTCCGCCGTGAGTACCGGATTGTGCGCCCGGATGGTGCCATTCGTTGGATTTCAGCCATCGTTTCTGTGATTCGAGATGAGGCGGGGCAGCCACTGCGGTTTATTGGCTTGGCCGACGATATTAGCGATCGCAAGCAAACAGAACTAGCGCTGCAGGCCAGTGAAGCCCGCCTGCAACTGATTACCGATTCCATTCCCGGCTGCATTGCCTATATTGATGCCTCGCAACGCTATCAGTTTGTGAACCACACCTACGAAAAATGGTTTGGCTGTCGGAAGGAAGAGATCCTAGGGCGCACGGTTAAAGACGTGATTGGCGATGAAGCCTACCGTCAGGTGCGGCACCATGTTGAGCAGGTCTTGGCAGGAACCACGGTGATCTATGAAGCCAACCTACCCTACCAAGGTGGCCAAGGTCGCTATATTTCTGGGGTCTTAGTTCCTGATCGGGATCGCGAGGGCCAGGTACGAGGCTACTATGCTCTGATCACCGACATTAGCGATCGCAAGCGTGCCGAGGCAGCCCTGCGAGAGAGTGAGGCCCGTTTCCAAACCCTGGTGGCTAATACGCCTGGCATGATCTACCGATATTTGCCACAAGCAGACACCCCAGGGCAATTTACCTACGCCAGTTCTGGCGCAAGCGAGCTGTTTGAAGTATCGCCCGAGCAAATTATCCAAGATGCAAACAACATCTGGAATTTGATTCATCCTGAGGATCTGCCGTCCTTAAATGCTTCCGTTGCCCAAGCCGTTCAGCATCGCGCCCCTTGGTCTTGGGAAGGGAGATTGGTGACGCCGTCTGGCCGGTTGAAATGGATTCAGGGAAAATCCCGGCCCTACCACGCCCCTGAAGGTCTTGTGTGGGATGGACTCCTCAGCGATATTAGCGATCGCAAGCAGGTGGAAGAACTGCTGCTGCAATCGGAAGCCCGCTACTTATCTATTCTGCAAGACCAAACGGAGCTGATCAAACGGTTTCGTGCCGACGGCACGCTGACGTTTGTGAATGATGCTCTATGTCGCTATTACGGCCTCTCTCGGGAGGACGTTCTTAACCGTCACTACAAAAACAGAATTTATCCCGATGATCAACCGATTGTCGATCGCTGTTTGGCGTCGCTCTCCCCCGACCATCCCGTGGGCGTGGTGGAACATCGCGTCTTGGTCAACGGTCAAGCCCGGTGGATGCAGTGGACGAATCGGGCGATTTATGACCTTCAGGGGCAGCTTGTGGAACTCCAAGCCGTGGGCCGCGATATTCACGATCGCAAACAGGCTGAGATTGCCCTAGAGCAGGCCCGGGAGGCCGCTGAGGCCGCCAATCAGGCCAAGAGTATCTTTATTGCCAACATTAGCCATGAATTGCGATCGCCCCTGAATGCCATTCTAGGATTTGCCCGCCTGCTGCAACGCAACCTAAACCTGTCCTCCGAGGATGCTACCTATGCCGCCATCATTGAGCAGAGCGGCGATCATTTGCTCAGCGTGATCAACCAAGTGTTGGATCTGGCCCGGGTGGAATCCAACACGATGGTCTTAGAAACCAGCACGGCGGATATGTGGGGATTGCTGGCGGATCTGCAAAGCCTGTTCATTCTGCGAACCGCTGAAAAGGGTCTGCTCTTGTCGATGGAGCGATCGCCGGCGGTGCCCCAATGGGTAGACACAGACGAGATGAAGCTACGGCAAATATTGATCAATTTGATCGATAACGCCATTAAGTTCACCGAAACAGGTCAAATTACGGTCTCTGTGGACAGTTCAAGTGATCCCAGCTTCCATTTACATATTCACGTTATGGATACCGGCTGTGGCATTGCTCCCACAGATCAAGAAACGCTGTTTGATGCCTTTAGCCAAGGAGAAGCCGGACGGAAGAGCCGCATGGGCACCGGGTTGGGGCTGACGATCAGCCACGAATTTGTGCGCCTGATGGGCGGAAGCCTCACCGTGGAAAGTCAGGTGGGGCGCGGCAGTTGCTTCTGTCTGACGATCCCCGTGCAGTCTGCCTTACCTGCTGCAAAGCCAAGGGCGATCGCCTCCCGAACCATCATCGGCTTGGAGCCAGGGCAGCCGCGCTATCGCATTTTGGTGGTGGATGATAATCCGATCAATCGCATCTTGCTGCTGCAGTACCTCAGGTGTCTAGACCTGGAGATGCAAGAGGCCAGCCATGGCGAAGAAGCGGTACAAATCTGGCAAGCATGGCAACCCCATGTAATTTTTATGGATCTTCGGATGCCGGGTTTAGATGGCTATGGTGCAACCCGCCGCATTCGCAACCTGGAGCAGGAACTGGCCATAAGCGATCGCACCATCATCATTGGCATTTCAGCAACCGGCATTGATGATCACCAGCATCTAACTCAGGCGTCGGGGTGTGACGCTTTCTTACCCAAGCCTTTCACCGAAGTCAGTCTGTTTGACCTCCTACAGCAGCACCTATCCCTCCGCTATCGCTACAGCGAGCAACCCAGCTTGGATGATCACCATCCGTGGACGCCGGATCAACTGATAGCGTCTCTCTGCCAACTAGATCCAGCCGTCTTGCTCGACTTAGACTATGCCTTAATGTTGGGCGATGTTGTCATCATTCGTCAGGTTGTAGATGCCATTCAACCTGACCATGCCGACCTTGCTCAAGCTTTGGGTCGGATGGTGGAGCAGTTTGATTATGAAGTATTGCTAAGCTGCGTTCAGTATGCCAGAACTAGGATGTCCTAAGTTTTGTAAGCAGATCCCAATCAACCATGATGTAGGGTGCAGTTAGGCTCAGCCGTAACGCACCGTTGTATAAAACGTTGAGGCATGAAGCGATCGCTCAGGCATACTACCCATCAATAAGTCTTTTTGCTTAGTTGATGAGTTACGCTAGACAGAAAAAAGAGAGATGTCCAAGACGGGGACTATCAAGTTGGCCCCCTACTTAGCTGCACGTTTTGTCATGTACAGGTGCGCACCATGGTGATATCTATCGACTGCTGTGGGTTGCATGGGCTGTAGCAACCAGACAGCTTGATATATAATACAGCCCTCATAACTGACCGTACTTTAATATCTTTTTATACCCAACTCATGTCTGACACCACTGATATTCTGATCGTTGATGATACCCCTGCGGATCTTCATCTCCTGACTTACCTGCTCAAAGCGGCTGGCTATAGCCTTCGCGTGGCCAAAACGGGAGCCACGGCCCTGAAGTCTGTGCAGATGCGATCGCCCGATTTGGTGCTGTTGGATATCAAGCTACCCGATATGGATGGCTACACCATTTGCCAATCCATTCGCGCCAAAGCGCCATTAGATCACATCCCCGTGATTTTTATCAGTGCCCTAGAGCAAAGCCTCAACAAGGTGAAAGCCTTTAAGGTCGGCGGTATTGACTATGTCACCAAACCCTACGAGGCGGACGAACTGCTAGCGCGCATCCAGCTCCACCTCACCCATCAAAAGCTGCAGCACAGCATCAAGCAGCAAAACCAAGATCTACGGGCCCAGGAAGAGCGATGGCAACTGCTGTTGCAGGGCACCCAAGACAATATTTTCGATTGGAACATTCAAACCGGGGAGATCATTGCATCTGCCTCAAGCCTGCTTGGCTATGACCAGCACGAGCTACCCAAACAGTTTGATGATTGGGTCTCTTTCATTCATCCAGACGATCGCGATCGCACCCTGAAAGACCTCGACGCCTATCTCAAGCAAGAGCTGCCGAAGCATCACCTAGAAATGCGAATGCGTTGCAAAGACGGCAGCTATAAGTGGATTCTGTCGCGCGGGCAAGCTACCTGGGCTGTGAACGGTACACCGCTGCGCATGGTGGGCATTCACAATGACATTAGCGATCGCAAGCAGGCGGAACTCGCCTTAAAAAACCAGCTTCGCAAAACTCTGTTACTCCAACACATCACCGATCGCATTCGTCAATGCTTGGATGCCGATCAACTTTTTCAAACCACCGTCTCTCAGCTAGGCAACACCTTTCAGGCCAGTCGCTGCCTGATCCAGCGCTATACCGACGAGATCTTTCCCTCGGCTCCCTATGTTGCCGAGTATGTGTCCGATCCGTCCATCAGCTCCGTGCGCGGCATCACAATTCCTGTCGAAGGCAATCCCCATCTGCAGCAGGTGCTCAGCCAGCCTCAGGCGATCGCTAGCGATGATGTCTTAGCCGATCCATTGCTCAACCGATCTGCCGATCTTTGCCGGCAAATTAACCTTCAGTCTATGCTCACGGTGGCGACGTTTTACCAAGGGAAAGCCAATGGCGTGATTAGTCTGCACCAGTGCGATCGCCTTCGAACTTGGACGTTGGAGGAGATTGATCTGATCGAGGCGGTGGCCGATCAAATCGGAATTGCGATCGCCCAAGTCCATTTAATTGAGCAAGAACGTCAGCAACGCCAAGCCCTGGAACACAGTAATCGATCGCTGCAGCTAGCGAAACGAGATGCGGAGGATGCCAACCAAGCCAAAAGTCGTTTTCTGGCCAACATGAGCCATGAATTACGCACACCGCTCAATGCCATCTTGGGGTATGCCCAACTGTTAATCAACGATCTTACCCTCTCTCGCCAGCATCAAAAATATAGTCAAGTTATCCTCAACAGCGGTGATTACCTTTTAACCCTAGTCAATGACATTCTTGACCTAGCCCGCTTGGAATCTGGATGCATCACCCAAGAAGCTATCCCCTGCCACCTGCCATCTTTGATCGAATCCCTCCACAGCCTTTTCCAGCAACAAGCTAGCCGTACAGGTCTCAGCTTCACCCTCGATCTAGATGCCGACCTTCCGAGCTATGTTATTGTGGACAGCCAAAAACTACGGCAGGTGCTGATCAATCTCCTGGGCAATGCCCTGAAATTTACCCAGGAAGGCGGCGTGATTCTGCGGGTGCTAGTGGAGTCGGCATTGCTCAAGGACGACTCCGCTTCCCCTTCGGAGATGTTTCTGTCATTCCAGGTGGAAGATACGGGCATCGGCATCGCGCCGGAGGAACAGTCCTATATTTTTCAAGCCTTCGAACAAACTTCAGCGGGGCGGCGCTTATCCAACAGTACAGGACTAGGTCTCTCCATTAGCCAACATTTAGTGGCTGTCCTAGGTGGACATTTACAGGTGCGCAGTGATGTCGATTGTGGCAGTATCTTCTACTTCACCCTGCCCGTGCAAACGACGGAGAACGGTGGGACGCAAAACACCCAGGACACAACTTGGAGCATGGCGTGCCTCTTGCCCAATCAAGCCGTTCAATGCATTTTGATTGTGGACGACCAAGCCAGCAGTCAGCAGCTCTTGGTCGATGCTTTAGCACCCATGGGCTTTGAGATCCTCCGGGCAAATACAGGAAAGCAAGCCTTCCTCACCTGGCAAACCCATAAGCCTGACCTGATCTTGCTGGATTTTAGATTGCCGGATCAAGATGGGGGGCAGGTGGTGCAGCAGATTCGCCAGGCAGAACAGGCCCAGCAGCAACCCCAGACGCCAATTTTCATGATGTCGGCTAGTGTGCTAGAGAGCGATCGCTTCAATCTAGCTACCGCTGACTGCCAGGCTTTCATTGAGAAACCCATTCACCTATCCCAGCTCATCCAGACGATTGCCCAGCACCTGAACCTAGACCTTCAGCCAGCTTCCAAGCAAGAGCACTCTATCTCTCTCTCGCAACTGCTCAGCATCACCTACCACGATCTACAGGTCATGCCCCAGGATTGGATCCAGGAGCTGTATACCTTTGCCACTCAATGCAGCAGCGATCGCATTGATGCCCTGATTGGCCAAATTCCTGATGAACATAGCACCCTCAGGCAAGCCCTAGCGTACTACAACTACAACATTGATATTGGCACCATTATGAAGCTGGCGCGCCAATGCTTAGACCAATCAACCGACTAAGCGATCGCTGGGCTGGGTACCGCTGTGACCCACAAGGCTCGTGCAAGGCATAAACTCTCACATCCAGTCTACCGATGGGGAGGAAATGGATTGATCCATGTTGAAGTTGCTGTTTGCGTCCAAGGCTTCCACCACTTGTTTTCCCGACAACAAAGCTACAGGTTTGCCCCGCCCCACCTTGCCAACTTAAATCCGATCACAAATGAGGCTTGGTTACCTGAAGAGAACGCACTTGCGGCACTTCATCCGATCGCAGC
It encodes the following:
- a CDS encoding response regulator — protein: MSDTTDILIVDDTPADLHLLTYLLKAAGYSLRVAKTGATALKSVQMRSPDLVLLDIKLPDMDGYTICQSIRAKAPLDHIPVIFISALEQSLNKVKAFKVGGIDYVTKPYEADELLARIQLHLTHQKLQHSIKQQNQDLRAQEERWQLLLQGTQDNIFDWNIQTGEIIASASSLLGYDQHELPKQFDDWVSFIHPDDRDRTLKDLDAYLKQELPKHHLEMRMRCKDGSYKWILSRGQATWAVNGTPLRMVGIHNDISDRKQAELALKNQLRKTLLLQHITDRIRQCLDADQLFQTTVSQLGNTFQASRCLIQRYTDEIFPSAPYVAEYVSDPSISSVRGITIPVEGNPHLQQVLSQPQAIASDDVLADPLLNRSADLCRQINLQSMLTVATFYQGKANGVISLHQCDRLRTWTLEEIDLIEAVADQIGIAIAQVHLIEQERQQRQALEHSNRSLQLAKRDAEDANQAKSRFLANMSHELRTPLNAILGYAQLLINDLTLSRQHQKYSQVILNSGDYLLTLVNDILDLARLESGCITQEAIPCHLPSLIESLHSLFQQQASRTGLSFTLDLDADLPSYVIVDSQKLRQVLINLLGNALKFTQEGGVILRVLVESALLKDDSASPSEMFLSFQVEDTGIGIAPEEQSYIFQAFEQTSAGRRLSNSTGLGLSISQHLVAVLGGHLQVRSDVDCGSIFYFTLPVQTTENGGTQNTQDTTWSMACLLPNQAVQCILIVDDQASSQQLLVDALAPMGFEILRANTGKQAFLTWQTHKPDLILLDFRLPDQDGGQVVQQIRQAEQAQQQPQTPIFMMSASVLESDRFNLATADCQAFIEKPIHLSQLIQTIAQHLNLDLQPASKQEHSISLSQLLSITYHDLQVMPQDWIQELYTFATQCSSDRIDALIGQIPDEHSTLRQALAYYNYNIDIGTIMKLARQCLDQSTD